The stretch of DNA CCCTTGAAATGACAACCATCGAACAACATCTATACTAGTTTTTAGACGTAGACGATTAGCTGCAATTTGCTGTGTTGTTTGTCTATCAAGTGATACTTCAATATGTTGAGCTTTATTCATTAAATCTACATAAGCTCGTTGTGCATTATTATGATGTGAATTTAGATCTTTACCCATATGTGTCAAAAAAGCACAATTGCATCCATCGTGTACCTTTTTCCAATTACTAAAGCCACTATGAGTAAATGTAGTTGATCTAAAAAGACTACTTGGATtgctattaaaaagaaaacaaggcAAACAAAAGACTGCATCTTTAGAAGGTGCATATTCTAACTAGGAAAATTGTTTAAACCATGATGGTTGAAAATAACGAGGATGCTTTTTTTGAATTGGAGGCAGGATATTCTGAAAAAATAGGTTTATATGGTCCAACCTTAATATAAGCTCTTTGCACGCATATTAACCGGATACTTATATATTTGCTTACATAACCCAGGTTCACGTTCTAAGTTAGACAAATCAAGTGCTTCATCTTCAACTCTAGGAATTTTAGAAGGACGAGCATCAGAGTTTCAAGGAGCAAACGATGAAGATGGTACCTCAATTTGTGACGCTTCTGAAGGTGATTGTGTTGTCTCTgtacttttctttttaaaaaatgaatcaaTTATTTTCGACTTCATAACTACAATatcttaaaagataaaaaaattaataactataaaataaaattaaactataaacattaaaacataataaaaataatagtaaaaattgtaaaaagatgaaaaaaacctTAGAAGATGAACTCGATGCTACGTTTGAAGGACAAACGTTGATGACAATAGTTGTTAATAGCAATAGGAAAAGAGATTTATTTTTCACTAGTTAACAAATTGAATTTTAACCTGAATTCAcatttaatgttatattaaaaagTGAACAACTATCATCTAAAAAAAGAAAgttgtaatatattatataaatatttaaagttaaaaagttaaaatatattatatggaaaaaataaaaaaagaaagttttttttaatgttcaaagTTGGAAAGAGAGGCCAAACAACAATTTAAAGGGGGgccaaagttttcaaatattaaggggctaaataataaatatttatttttataattttaggcgGGGCTGGGGCTAATGCCAACTTCCCCCAGATTCGCCACTGGTTAGAGATTTAAcggttaagtgactaaaatggaAGTACCCTAAAAGTTGAGTGATGAAATTACAAAGATTTCATTTtggatgaccaaaatgaaagtgccCTAAAGTTGGGTAAACAACtaggtagtttacccaaaaataaaaaaggaggcATTAACCCATTtgcaaatattaaataaagaCAAGGACCTTTTCGTCATTTAGGCCAGGGGTCGAAAACCTAGCTATAAAATGGTAGCAGCTGATTTAATAGCCTCTCCTCGAAGGCTAGAGTCGTCGGAGGCCAAAGCATCAACGAAAGCTTTCACAAAACCCTAGTCTCTAACTACTTCTTTGTTTTGCCTAAGCCATGGTGAGTATCTCTTTTCATTTATCTATATTCTCGTTGATAAGCTAAATCTTGTTTGGCTTCTGAGAGAAAAAGAACAGTTTGCGATTTGACTGTAGAAAAGAGTGAGTTTTACAGactaaattcaatttaataataaacttTCTTGAGGTTATGGGGTTTATATTTTAGATTGGCATTTTTTAATTGTACACTAGCTTTTGTTATGTTTCATTGCTTGAAAAACTGAAtcaaaatatgaatataaatGTGCAAATCTTTGTCTTAGTCTTGAAATGGAAAAGTTCAATTCGGAACCATTTGCTAATTAGATAACATTTAACCTTGCATTCTCTTTCGACGGTGTTTTTGGGATTCAAATGGAGCATTGGTGCTTCCCTTTTAGGCATTGTTGCTATAGCAGATTCATAGATTTACAGCGTGCAAATAAGATGAACTGATTTATTCATTGATTTGTGGTGCTTTGTAGTCGAGGAGAAAGGTTAGAGAGCCCAAGGAGGAGAATACTAACCTAGGACCTGCTGTTCGAGAGGGCGAGCATGTTTTTGGGGTGGCTCACATCTTTGCTTCATTTAATGACACATTCATTGTAAGCAATAACATACTCCGTTTACATTGATTTTGCCTGGGAGTTCATTCCTTTTAAACATGCTATTTTGAATTTCCAGCATGTGACTGATTTGTCTGGAAGGGAAACAATGGTTCGCATTACTGGTATGGTTTATGATTTTCTTTAGAAAATTGGTTTCTTTTGCTATCTTggcttttgattttattattaccATCTCTGTGCTTTTACTCTCTTGGGTTTTTGGTGTCAATGTTACATGTTTTGATGATATTCATGTCTGACAGTCAGGTTATTTTTCTGAGCAATATTTCACTAACTTGttcctttcatttttcaaatGTAGGTGGCATGAAGGTGAAAGCTGATAGGGATGAGTCTTCCCCTTATGCAGCCATGCTTGCAGCCCAAGATGTTTCTCAACGCTGCAAGGTCTTATATCCTTCTCTGACTTGTGTTGCAATACTTGGTTTATGTGTGGTGAACTTATGGCAGTTACTGTTTGTTATCTTGCAGGAGTTGGGTATTACTGCCCTTCATATAAAGCTAAGAGCTACTGGAGGGAATAAGACCAAGACACCAGGTCCTGGTGCACAGTCAGCACTTAGAGCCCTTGCTCGTTCAGGCATGAAAATTGGACGCATAGGTAAGATTCTTTCACCCTTTCATTTCTCCACAATTCATTGGGTCCCATAATTTCAACTCTTGTAAGCTTACATGTTCCCTCTTCACCTCAGAGGATGTTACTCCCATTCCCACTGACAGTACCCGTAGAAAGGGAGGCAGACGTGGGAGAAGGCTGTGATTCTTTGCTTCGTATCTGTTGCTCACTGTTGCTGCTCCTCCAATATGCGTGGAATttcttttttaaacaatttttggTTTAGATTGAAGCTTGTTTTGCCCTGTTATGTTGTTGCACATTAGTTCCAGAATGGATTTTGATCGTAATTTACATGTGGAACTCTTGGAAGTTAAgctttttattgattttgattTTCCTTTGGAGTCAGTAATGAAGTTATGACAGATAAGAATGAATTCCCTGCATGGTTTGAATACCTGTAGGAAATCTAATCTTTTAAGATAAATATTCTTTCCCCTGTCCTAGTTTTTTAGTTTCTGATCTTCAGCaggttaaaaaatttataaacaatgtatattgttttgatttaaataatttcattaaaaatgtgGTATCAGTGTATTCATTTATAAATGTTATGCCTAAGCCTGAGTACATCCTATTTCTCTTATGCATGAATTTCCTATGCCACTACGAAGAAAGTATCGTCGCACGTCAGATTCACTCTAGGTACTCGTTCACTTTAGAAGGGAAAAACGACAAGGAAATCATAGCCAACACTTTGCTTAAACGCACTTCTGGCTCATATAAACCTCCATCTTTAATAGCTTTTCGCACCATTTAAAGTGTGATCCATTACCATTTTAGTTGCTGTTCGCACTATTTACAATGTGAGCCATCATCCTTGTGAAAACATCTGCCATCTAtgggaaattaaatgaaaaactaCGACTTCACCGTATCAAAATATCCCGAAAGTGTGTAAGTTAATGAGGTCAGCTATGAGCAGGGTAATTAGTGTGAATATGGAGATAATCAATATGACCAAGGAGATCAATAGTAGTACGGTTAAATCATTAGCAATATTATAAGCAAGGAGAGAAATATCAAGAACACATTGGTTCCAACTAGTATGGCTAACTAGGTGGACAAGGAGATTATTACTACTAGCAACATCAACAAGAGCAACCACTTAGGTACACTATCAAAAGTACCTGATAGAGGCAACCAACAATTGCAACATTGAGAAAATGAGAACCCAATCATACAAACAGTGGCTCAGCcagaatttgtttttttttttgggggggggagtcagttgaattataaattttgcgTGAAAGTCAAAATGCAACCAATACATTGAGCTCCAAGAATAGTCTAGATGGAGAAATACAACAAACAAgaaataattgtaacaccccttacccaagacagtttccggagtcgagcatgaggcgttacttgacttaacttaaaagttcggggcataaaaatttagttttaaaagttaattcactgttcataataagtctgtccacctgcgcagcagttactaaattaattataactcgagctacgaaactcaaaaatttagatccgtaaattttccctaaaactaggctcatatatatttttaccataaatttttcagaatttttggttcagaaaattagtacagtttattagtttaagtctcccctgtttcactgatcgactgtcctgacctctcgtaactaaaattcaattatctcattgtacagacttcatatagtgttctcacttgtttctacagaaaatggactcaataaggaatctagaaatataaattaaaactcataaatatttttttacaatttttaatgattttccaaattcagaacaggggattccgaaaaccactttgaccttgtctaactaaaatgcaaatatctcagaatatataattcctttgtctacactgttatttttatatgaaaatagactcaataagatttaattctctatctcatccaccctctaattcattttctactatccttggtgatttttcaaaatcacgtcactattgctgtctcaaaactgattcactaccaatttttaatcaaaactgattcactaccaatttttactttttcatgatttctatgcataatttatcacctagacatttataaccacaaacaccttcatacttagccattttgatAACTAtttatcatcaaatatttacatatcatgttttggtcatatcttaaggatatacaatcgaaatgaccaagtccctatacatgctatagctcaaaacatttatcgtcttaaaataccgagttgtggtggttgatagtgtgaatgctCTCCGAtgtcttcaagatcccgactatgcttgataatagtatatgaaagaaaaagaaataaaagaagtaagcataaagcttagtaagtttacaaataaataaatgtcatcatttaacataaataatgatatacaagtatcatgttcttaagttttctctttacttactctcatttacttgtttacttacttatCTACTTATATAGCTAAAGATtacaacttactcttctcttgccgaaatattggttctcactgataacataatatgttcttaactgttataactcacctgaagttgctaattatacttttacttgaactttcatagaacataatctgttttctagcccgttgagtcacattggaataataaggatacttgagtctcttttctgataataacatgacaaagcatgtcccagacatggtcctacatGGGATGTTttttgtactgccaatgccatatcccagatatagtcttacatgggagttctcatatcggtgcccatgccatgtcccagacatagtcttataggggacctctcatctcggtgccaatgccatgtcccaaacatggtcttacatgggacctctcatcttggtgccaatgccatgtcccagacatggtcttacatcccaaacatggtcttacatgggacctctcatctcggtgccaatgccatgtcccagacatggtcttacatcccaaacatggtcttacatgggacctctcatctcggtgccaatgccatgtctcagacatggtcttacatgggacctctttacccaaatgtcatgacatttgtatccaatacattcctaatgtttcaacggggcttgtGTCACTAATtatctgtcatctcatacttaagtcaatattagatattttcatgaaataaatacataattgctgaaaaataacaacattattaataattatcaaaatattgtatttatttatcgtaaacttacctcgatacaaaaatgtgatcaaatctaacactttagtcaattttttttctttccccgatctagctccaaatttcattcttcttgatctataatagcaaatttagcttatttaatactcacattcatcaaaacagtccttgactcaattttggaaaaattacagttttggccctaaacttttacatatttatactttttccccaaagctcgaaaattaaacttcatctcttattcttatgttttataacatgctggacatttttcccttctatgacaacatcaaattcttactctaacacttacttatgaacattaggtatttttgccgattatgtcaatatactcgttttcacttaaaatcacttagcaaaagttatttaacataatttcaagcttcatattctaccataaaacatataaacacatttcacctatgggtatttttccaaatatgaaccctaggttaaattattgctagaataagctaaatcaagttaccgggactcaaaaaacgtaaagaacattaaaaacggggctagaaaagacttacaatcgagcttggaagcttgaaaaaccctagccatggtttccccttgtgaaattcggccatggggttgaagatggacaaaaattggcttttaattttgtttttaattcattttaagaactaaataaccaaaatgcccttaatgaaaaactttggaaacaggcctaaccatgtccatttttgtctaccaacttaaccaatggtataattaccatataaggacctccaatttaaaatatcataacaattagacacctctaacatgtagaactcaacttttgtactttttacaatttagtccttttgactaaattgagtgcccaaacgtcgaaattttcgaacgaaattttcacgaaattattttgtgaaatttcagaccataaaaacataataaaataatttttttcatcggatttgtggtctcgaaaccattgttctgactaggcccaaaatcaggatgttacaatgaTACAATAGAATGCCTAAATTATTTGAGAGCTAATGATAAAGCGAGGTCATCTAGAAACGATGAACGTAGAGTTAGACATGAAGTTACAGCTTCATCAATTGCTAAGCATAGGGATCACCCTGCTATGACTAGAAGAAGAGAAGTGGAGCGTCATTGAGAAAGGGCAGGCGTGGCACTAATTAATTTTCTTCTTGAACAAAAAATGGAGGCacggagaagagaaatggacttACTAAAAGAATTGGACAAGTCGAGAGAGGCTTCATTAGTCTAATATGCAAATGATCCATTAATCAACCATGTTGTTATGATGCCGGTCTCGGTTCTCTTTAAATTGCCGAAGGAGACATATAAGGGAATGGAATACCCAAGGGACAACATACATCAACATATCTAGGGGCGAGTGTTCGATTGAATCAAaccgaatgaaaaaattttgagttaattgagttgacgaatcctattttatgatcctaactcaatttgaaattttcttgaatCGAGTCATGCGAGATGAaattcgaatcaaatcgaatcaaatatatttgtttgagttaaattaaaaaaatgattttaggtcCTTGTAATCACTGTcacccaccgtaatcaaattttcccaccgtaatcaaatttattattagctTTCATCGCCTCATAATTTAtctattaatcttttatatatgagttagcttctttgcttgcttagttgcttcaattatcttccaattcttgtcactatgtattttgaaattaaaaaaatatattaaatgtaaaaaatgtgatttttttaataaaagttatcttaaagataaaatgtgaaattgatgccaatataaaattttaacactgATATTTAAtgacatcatcaataattcaattttaacaaaaaattataaaaattcaatatgattaaacaattcaataatataaatagtacaaaatgtgaaatctaatttaataatataaatagtagatataaataaaattattactatttaggtttagagatttttcttgaatgattttaatttttgatttgggggtaaagggtgagaagtaaaaatttaggggaaaaataaaaagttttaggggttgagagagtaaaattttgggggaaggaatattaaaaaaaattgcagGGGGGATGGATTTTGAGGTAGAAGTGGGGGTGggatgggaggggagtaaaagtttctGGGGAAAggtgggagggagtaaaagttTTTAGGGGAAAGTAAGGAGGTTTGGGAggttggggtaaaaatataaaataatatagtttGGTATtcggtttatttgaattattcgagttattcaaattcaaaaaccaaacttaattcgaactcaaagtttgaaaaagaattcgagttgactcgaataactcgattcgtttaactcgaatttttttttatttttttgagttgaatcgagttttactcaccCTTAACATAACAGTTACATGAGGATAATGGGAGCCTCCAACGCCCTCAAGTGTAagttgttttatttgattttgtggGAGCACACTAGAAACTAGTACTTAATGCTCTTTGCAAGGCTCAAAAGTAGCTTTGGTGAACTGACTCACCACTTTGAAGGCCAACACTCATCTAACATATGTTGTGATAACTCAATTTTAGTCGGTAtaaaaaaatatggtttcaaaaATGAATTTCGTAAATTGAGTAGTGGTATTATGAATGGAAAGAATTACGTATTTATTATGAGAATATATTATTGAGTGATCGAGTAATTAATCGAGAAAGCCGTTAATtatagtacatggactaaattgcaaaagtgtaATTGCTATTGagtttttatttagaaaatgcaACAGTACTTAGTTAGCAATTAACTAAGGATATTGGAGTAATTAAACCACTTGTAATTCATGTTATTACTTAAGTACCAATTATGTCATCATTTTCCACTATCATTAAAGTATAGTTAACCATTAGATTAGTAAGTTAAttaaggattaataaaatcattaatcattatatatatagttaagtGAGTGTGAGAGAGAAGCGTAAGGCTATCTTCTTCTACTTGTTGTCGTACAAAGCTTGAAGAATGAAGAAAACTATCTTTTGTTTTCTTAGCCATTCGGTCCAAAATTTCCTAATGTAAACttgtctttttatttaaatttttatgaattcttGATTATAGGATCTTGATTAAGCTAACTCATGTGTTGAATTTCTTAATTATCAAGTGTACATTAAGTTTTCATTAAAGAGTTTTGTTAGATTCAAAGCTTGAAAGAGATGGATAGTTGACTAAATAGGTTAGATTATATTTGGGCCATGTTAGGAAGTAGTGGATTAAGCTAGAATTTGAGTTTAGCCTTATAGTTGATTTTTGgtattagagactaaattgaatagattgaaaGCTGTTAGAAGGTTTTGTCACGGACTGAATGCTAGAGGTCCTTAGTGTACAGATATGCAATTAGATTTTGATTCGATATTAAATAACAAAAGATACGAGCATTTTAGATATTAGGGCTTATAGggactaaaagaaataaaatgcaattcatatttaattgaTGTGTTTCCACGTGTTTGTGTGAAACTAATATGTTTCTACAATTGAATTTATCATGCGTAGCTAAAGGCAACATTGGGATGTCGCGAGATAAGGGAAAGGCGAGGGCCATAGAGGACTAGCCTTATTCCAATTTGTGCTTTCATGATTTGATTTCAATACATAGCCTACTAGGTGTTAAACTGCCGAACGAAGTTGTGACATCAAGGATTCCTCGTCATGACATTAACCCTATTTTTGAAAAATCTACATTTGGTACCTAATTCAATGAACTTTAAACCATTCTAAATTTCATTCATCAACCTTATACAAGAATGTAACCATGAAACCAACATCATGGCAAACAATTCAAGTATCTAATTACTTAGCATTCAATCATGTTCAAATTCTCTTTCACCTATCCATGTTTAAAAATGTTTTCACCTATACACAGTCTCAAAGTTTTGtctttcttcacaaacaggatcGTGACTCCTCATGACGATACACTGGGTCGAATAAATCCTTGATCTAGAAGTTATTGCAACTGGGCTTTCAACTAGTAAAAATCCTGTCAAAGgaaatgtgaacattaaatgttCAAGAGTTAACTAGCAAAAATGGATCTAAAACAAGTATATTATTGATAGACCTAAAGAAGAACGAATGGAAATACAAGCTAACTTTCACTTCAGCATTTTcaataatgtgattgagtataaAGCAAATGTATGGTGAATACAAGGTCAGAGAACCTACCTTAGCTAAATATCATAATCTAGTTACATCTCAGATACAACATACTAAATTACACCTTAGaaattcaaaacatatatacatttttattaaCCAAATTCCTTAGCAACTGAAAAGGTCTTTGgccaaattgaaaataaccaaacTACAATAAATTGCCAGATTGGAAAATACAAAGGTCATTCATCGAGATACAACAATGAGGGAAGATAATGCTAGaaatatttaacatcaataacgAAAATACTTGGATGACCCCAAAAGTTAAATTTCTTACAAATTGAAAACTTCCAACATCAAGCTACGTCATAAGGTATCAAGGTACATTTCCATTATATCTAACGGAACCACATTATAATGTCAATTCATTTCATACTAACACATATTGAACTCTCGTAGATAgaagttgtgtgacccaaattcctgttaaaataaaatacaagtggcaaGATAGGAGGATCTACGAAGGCGAAGGCTGCAACCCATCGTAGATCCCTAATAAGCAAAATACTAGACTGGGGCCCCCGCGGTACGGTATAGGCTGCACAGGGGTGTCCAGTCGGTTAActgacccgaaataacattaactgaattaaccgatctttcaaaatttttaatcgttaattgaaccgaaattttttcaaaaaaatcaaccgAACCGAAGttttttcagttaattcggtcggttaaccgaattaaccaaaaattatatgttttttaattttggttaaaaattaaccgaattaaccgaattacccgaattaaccgaattgaatcactacataattaaaaacattacataagtctttgaatcactaacattacataagtcttgaaattaacacataattgaaattttatttttatttattaaattatttgaaatttttatgattgggttgggttggatacttgggtttggattggaTTTAGGTGAATAGtgagcctatttatatattataattttatatattaatttttcagttaaaccaaaaaaattcggttaactgaccggtttcgaaccgaattaaccgttaactgaaaaaccaaaaaataattaaccgaagGCCGACCAAAAAATTCAGTTAACAGACTGATTAATTGAATTCGGTtgattaaccgaattttttctggtgtacccgaattttgcacacccctaggtTGCACAAGTGAAATCCGTATAGAAGTTTATTTCCTCTATTTGAtcttgattagaataaggtgttttaaccttactacattacttctatttgactttgattagaatatagTTTTACAAACCTATTAATAGGCGTAGTCTATACTTCTATTGTattattcgaatttgacatagtgaattttcttctcctctgctagtggttttttcccaaaagggttttcacgaaaaattctttatgttattttctctctttctttgtaattcatttcattatcaacgtTCAATTTTCGTAAATTGATATCAGAGCTTTTTGGGTTGCTTATCTTAATCATAATAATGGTGTCACTGAAGTATAAAATTccactgttggatcgcaacaccaaatTCACGTTGTGGTAGATAAAGATGCAGGCAGTTCTTGTGCAAATGGACTTGGAGATTTccttgctagggatagataagatgacTTCGATGTTGATAGAGGAAAAAAAAGCTTAAAGATTGAAAAGCTTTGACGCAACTACATTGCATTTGTCTAGCAAAATtctacaggatgtgatgaaggagaagacttTCGTTGCATATGGGCAAAACTACAACAACTATGCATATTGAAAACCCTGACTAGTAAGTTACATGTGAAGCAacatctttatgctcatcgtttggaggaaggtgcatctgtgTATGAACACTTACCTATGTTTAAAGAAATTGTCTCAGatttggaggccatggaggtttagtatgataaagaagatttagggttgattctactttgctCGTTGCCCCCgttttattcaacctttagagtcACGATTTTGTATAACTACGAATCTCTCATAGTTGATAAGGTTTATGCTTCTGTAATCTCGTATGATAAGATAAAACATCTTGTGGTTGGATCTAACTTTCAAGGAGAGGGTCTCactgttcgtgggagacaagaacGAAATACtgatgatgattttgggaggacaaatgattgaaattattgaaataaatctaagggtagatcaagatcttcaaacaaaggtaaaacCTGTTACTTCTACAAGAAGAAATGACACATTAAATTTGAGTGCTATAAGTTGCAGAaaaagatcaaaagggaggctgcgaatcaaaagagaaaacaacCATTAAAaatcggtgaagctgatgttgtagaagactatagcgatggtgaactcctagttgcttctgccaacaattctaaagtgagcgaggagtagATTCTTGATTCTGGCTGCACCTTTCATATGAGTCCCAACCGAGATTgatttacaacttatgaaacagtgtctgaaggtgttgctttgatgggaaataatgcttcatgtaaaatcacaGGTGTTGGCACAATCAAAATCAAGATGTTTGATGAAGTCGTTAGAACACTTATTGGCGTACGACATGTACCAAAGTTGAAGTAGAATttgatttcgttgagtactcttgattcaaaaggacACAAATACACAACTGAAAATGGGGTTCTGAAGATTAATAAGGGTTCCCTCATTGTGACGAAAGGGCAGAGAAAAACTactaagttatatgttttacagggttctactgttactggtgttGTAGCCGTCGCTTTCTCTTCCTCtttcttgtcagatgatgatgttactagaATTTGGCATATGCATATAGGGCATATAAGTGAGAACAACATGGAAAAAT from Gossypium hirsutum isolate 1008001.06 chromosome D04, Gossypium_hirsutum_v2.1, whole genome shotgun sequence encodes:
- the LOC107899252 gene encoding 40S ribosomal protein S14, coding for MSRRKVREPKEENTNLGPAVREGEHVFGVAHIFASFNDTFIHVTDLSGRETMVRITGGMKVKADRDESSPYAAMLAAQDVSQRCKELGITALHIKLRATGGNKTKTPGPGAQSALRALARSGMKIGRIEDVTPIPTDSTRRKGGRRGRRL